The following DNA comes from Cytophagales bacterium.
AGATGAATCCTTGTGTCACGAAAGTAGTGACTCCTTCATATTGTTCTAACTGGGCGGCAAGCCTCGGCTTGATCACCTCCATGTCGGGATCATTGGCTTCATTCAAATACATGAAATCTACCGCGGACAACAATTTCATGCTAACCCCTTGTTCTTCTAAATAAAGGGAGAACAGATTGGTGGAGATCAACTCACCAAATACCACCGTGATCTTTTCAATTTGTGGCCTGAAAGGTTGATCCAGTAATCGATCCAGCTCTGCAAAGTATTTGTCTACTACCGTATTCGCGCGTTCCCTCAGGGCCGTTTTTTCAAGCAGTTCATCAATCAGCGGACCGTACTTAAGTCGAAGGGTTTTGGATTTCTCAAGTGCCGTATCCTTTTCCCCTCCCTGATGTAGCGCACTTATTTCTACGAGTGCATTCGTGGTACCAGAAACTGCACTTAGGACCACTACCTTAGGCCCCTCTGTAGCAGTAACCAACGCTGCTACACCTTTCATACGTGATGCGGAACCCACACTGGTACCGCCAAACTTCAGAACTTTCATTGCTTATTAAGTGATTTAGGAAGTGCCGGGGTAAGCACAGGATTGCTTATCGATGGGTTGTTTTATATGGCCAACATTTTCACCGCTGTGATTGCAGCTTCATCTCCTTTGTTACCATGACGACCGCCAGAACGCTCCAAGGCTTGTTTTTTATCATTGGTGGTCAATACCCCAAATATGACCGGCTTGTCATACTTCAAACCCACATTCGTAATACCATTGGCTACAGCATCACAAATAAAATCGAAATGCGGGGTTTCTCCTTTGATCACAACACCAATGCAGATTACCGCATCTATGTCTTCTTTTTGAGCCACCTTCTGAGCGCCCAGGCTCAATTCAAAACTTCCAGGCACGTTTACGCGCACGATATTGTCTTTGGACACCCCCACACCTTTCAGGGTTTGGATCGCACCGGCATATAGGGCTTCTGTGATTTCTTCATTCCATTCGGATACCACGATGCCATATCGGAATTGACCGGCCTCGGTAGTCCCTGTGGAAGAAAAGTCGCTTAGGTTTTTTTCTGAACTTGCCATAAACAAAAAAGGGACAAGGCTTTTCAACCTTATCCCGTAAATATTTTAAATATTAAGGTTGAATCTACTCTACGGCTAGGCCCTTAAGCCTTGCGCTGTGTTTGAGTGCTTCTTGCTCCATACGTGATTTCGCAAAATCATTTAGAATTCGATCATACGCGGCTGCGGCTGCAGTTACGTCTCCACTTTCTTCCAAAGCAATCGCCAACTTTTGTAGATAGACGGGTGTGAATTCCTTATTCGGTTTATATCCTGCAGCATCATTGTAGGCACCGATGGCTTTATCAAAGTCATCCAACTCCATATAAGCGTCACCGATCAATGAGTAAGCACGGGCCTGCAACAAGTAATCATCGCTGCTAAAGTCTTCCAGGCTACGGATTGCATTTTCCCACTGGCCTAATTTCAAATAAGATGCTCCAGCATAGAAAGAAGCGAGGTTCGCCGCTTTTGTACCACTGTAGCGGTTGATGATATCCAGAAAACCGTAGTTGTTTCCGTCTCCGTTCAATCCTCTACCCAGGCTATCCTGCTCGAAATAATAAATGGCCTGAAACATCTCTCGTTGTGCTTCAGCATTCTTGTTACCCTGCTGAAATCGGAAGAATGTCAATCCACCTACGATCAATATCGCCAGACCCAGAACTCCAAATAACAGGTTCTGATTCTTCTTACTATTGAAAAATTCTTCTGCTTTACCAGCCAGTGCATCTGGGTTTTCCAACAAGTCTACCCCAGAACTATTCTCTTCTTTTTTGGTCTTCGCCATCTTACCGATCCAAATTTTGCGGACGCAAAGATAAAATAATTATTGATTTCAGTTTAATCTGTGATGTAAGGATAATTATCATCCACATAAACATCCTTATAAGCCTCCGATGCATCAGGGAATGGAGATTGCTCAGCAAAGTCCACAGCTTCTTTCACCTGAACCTTGATTTTAGCATCAATCTCCTTCAAATCTTCTTCCGTGGCAATCTTTTTCTTAAGGATGGTTGCTTTAACCTGCTCGATAGGATCCTGATTTTTGTAGGATTCTACCTCTTCCTTGGTTCTGTACTTTGCAGGATCAGACATGGAGTGTCCCTTGTAACGATAGGTTCTGAATTCAAGTAAAGTTGGGCCATCACCTTTTCGAGCGCGATCCGCCGCTTCTGCCACCGCAAGGTGAATCGCTTCTACGTTCATGCCATCTACCGGCTGCGAAGGCATTTCGTAAGCATCGGCCAATCGGTACAACTCGGTTACGTTAGAAGTACGCTGGACGGAAGTTCCCATCGCATAGCCATTGTTTTCGATCACGAAAATGGTAGGGATTTTCAAGGTCATCGCCATGTTCAGCGCTTCGTGGAAAGCACCTTGTCTCACAGCTCCGTCTCCCATGTAGCAAATAGAAACTTTACCTGTGTTGAGGTACATTTCCGCAAAACCAAGACCTGCTCCCAAAGGAATTTGTCCACCGACGATCCCGTGACCTCCGGCAAATCCTCTTTCCTTATCAAACATGTGCATGGATCCACCTTTACCTTTGGATACACCAGTGGCTTTACCGAATAGCTCTGCCATGATGGCTCCTGGATTGGTCCCTAATGCCAATGGATGGGCATGGTCCCGATAGGCAGTGATGTATTTATCTCCTTCCTCCAATGCAGATACGGCACCGGCGGCACATGCCTCCTGACCGATGTACAAATGACAAAAACCTTTGATCTTTTGCTGTCCATACAGCTGACCGGCTTTTTCTTCAAACTTCCGCATCAACATCATGGATTCATACCATGTCATGTATGTCTCATTGGAAAACTCCACTTTTTTCTTTTTGGAGGTCGCTGCTTTTGCCTTTGTAGCCATGCGCTTTTCTATTTCTTTTTACTAATGATATTAGATTTGTCGAGCCAGATTTGTGGCGGGCGATGCGAAATTAGCCCAAAATGACTGCCTCTCAAAATTATAGATATCCCGGTGGTGAATGACGCTCCGACGGAGCAACCGTAAAGCATGCGAATAAGCAAATTAAGGCTGGAACAGTTCAAGAACTACGAACACGAAACTTTCGAGTTTCACGACAGGTTCAATTGTCTGGCTGGCTTAAATGGCGCAGGGAAAACTAATGTACTTGATGCATTGCATTACCTGGCCTTTACCAAAAGTGCTTTTCTCGGCACCGATGGGCAAAATATCCTCCACGATCATCATTATTTCGCCATTCAGGGATGGTTTGAAGGCCTGGACGATCCTTTCGATGTGATCTGTTATCAGGAGCAACGAAAGAAAAAGCTGATCAAAGTGAATAAAGCAGAACCGGAGCGGATCAGTGAACATATCGGACGGATCCCCATGGTACTGACAACTCCCTATGACACATCCATCCTACGGGAAGGCAGTGAGGTACGCAGAAAATTTATGGACGGCACTTTATCGCAGTTCGACCACAAGTTTCTTGGACAATTGTTGAACTATCAGCGGTTACTCAAACAGCGGAATGCTACTTTGAAGCAAAGCGACCAAATGACTGAAAGTTCACTGCAAACATTGCTGGATGTGTACGATGCGGAGATGATTCCTTTGTCTATTGCCATTGCAACCCGCAGACAAGATCTGGTGCAGCAGTTTGAACCTTTTTTCGCAGAAAGCTATCAGGTCATCGGTACCGAACATGAAGCCACCAAAGTCCATTACCTCTCTCAGGTGCTTGAGGAAGGTTTTGAATCAAAGTATCGTGCTAATCGTAAAAAGGACATCATCATGCAACGCACGCTTCTGGGTTGCCACCGTGATGATGTGGATTTCCTGCTCAATGACCACTCGGTTAAAAAGATTGGTTCTCAGGGACAGCAAAAAACGTTCATCGTGGCATTGCGGCTTGCACAGTATGACTTTATCCATGCACAGCGATCAGATAAACCCATCTTAATGATGGACGACATCTTCGATAAACTGGACAGTCAGCGGATCATTCGACTTTTGGATTTACTCCATGACGAAGAAAGATTTGGACAGGTGATCCTGACCGATGCACACCCGGACCAAATTAAAAATCAATTTTCAGACCATTCCAAGGTGAATTTTTTTGAAATTAGCCACGGAAAACAAGTCTCCTAATGTCCCAAGACTCTACACAAAGTTTCAAACAAGCCTTTGGTCAGTACCTCAAGAAAAATGAGAAACTGGAACAGCAGTTCAATGAAAAGAAACTGATCCACTCCTGGAATGAGATCATGGGAGAGCCCATCGCCAACCGTACCACCAATATTTTCATCAAAGACGGGGTGTTGGTGGTGAAGCTCAGTTCCGCCCCATTGAAGCAAGAGTTGAACATGGCCAAGGAGAAGGTACTTGAGCTTTTTGAGAAAAAGTTAGGCTCTCAGGTTGTGAAGGAAGTACGGTTTATTTGAAAAAAGGCTTTTCGGCAATTAGGCACAGCATTCTATTACCAATCAAGAGTAGAGTTGTCAGATTGAGCTTGTCGAAATCGACAACTAATTCCTAATCCCTCTCAAAGAATTTCCGAGATTATTGCTATTTCCAGCGGGTGGAGAGTTGAATTGTTTTCTGGGTTTGAATTTCCGTACCGGAACAGGTTTATCACGCAATTTGATCGTCCAGTAAAAGGCATAATGGAATCCTAAAACCAAACCCCGCTTTTCACGGCCATCGTTGAACACGCGACCATAGCCTGGCATCTCAAATGGTAAGATGGCTCCATCTTCTTTCACGGAGTTGGCAAATTTTAACCGAAAGCCATACCCCATGAACAACTGACGCCAGACCCTCACTTTCATCCCCATAAGGACTTCAAACCAGCTAGCTGTCACGCCAGTCTCCTTTTCATTGATGTCCCGTGTTCCGAAATCGTCAGTGAAAGTTGTATTGAATTCGTGTTGAAAATTCGCCGAGGCGTATCGCAGACCGAACGTGATCACATTTTTACTCTGATCGTACCGGATCATATTGGCATCCACACCGACTCTGTAGTAGAATCCACTATTACTATAGCCTGGCGTCGATTGACTGGATTCTTCATATCCAAACTCGGAGACGAGAAAAAGATCCTTGAAATCTATCTCGATACTGCCTTCCTGTGAAAATCGACCTGGGGAAAACAACGAAATACCAGGGCGAGAAATGTCATATCCGATCCGAACGAAAGAGGGCTTCCAAGGTGTAGGATCTACTGCGGCCGTGTCCTGTGGAATGTTCTGTCCGAAGGAAAACATGCAAGTGATCAACAACAATATGCTAGAAATATACTTCAATGTTGTCGGGAATTCGTCGGTCCAGAAAATCGTTGTTGATGGCCACAGAGTCAAAATTGTGTGTAATGACCTTTATGCTAAAGTAATGGAGTGAAGCGTCACAATCCTCGCCGTAGACATTGGCTTGCGTACGGTATTGAATCTCCATGAAGTAGTCCGTTGAGTCCGTGAAGAACTCGTAACGTATATCATTAGCAGCAGCTGCAAGTGGCACAGGGATCAAGGTAAAGGATGTATCTGCGTCATAATATATCGTAGTTACCAGGTCGTTTTTGACAGAATCGAAACTGAAGGTAGAAGCCGAATCATGATTGAAGCTGATGTAAACCTGTGTGGAGTTGGGGTCCAATTGGCAGTCCTCAATAGGCGTACAGGCCCATGCCAAAAGCAGTGCAATCCATAAAAAAGAGCTTGATATGTATGCAGATATATTCACTAATTCCTTAACAAAGTGCGCAAAGGTAAGTCAAGCTTTTTGTTGACGCCATGAATAGTTGTAATCACGCTTTCACAACGCTGTTTATTCTTAAAAATGATGAATGAGTTGTTAATAATTGTTAGAAATAATTTGCCAAGGTCACTCCCGTTAGGGAGTCTATGATCTCCAACGTAGAAAGCTTAATCAAAGCATAGATTCCCCTATAGGAATGACTTCTTTAATTAAAAAAATCCTTGGCTTAAATAAGCCTGAATTTTCATAAACTAGAAAAACAACTTCAATGCCGCCAGTCCAATACTGACCAGAATAAAAATCCGATAGGCCTTTTCCGGGATGCGCTTCACGATACTGAATCCAATAAAAACACCAAGGACAATTGCCGGAAACAGCAATAAATTGAAGGAAAAAGACTCCATCGAGATGGTTTCCCAAACGCCAATATGAAAAGGAACTTTGAAAACATTGACCAGTAGAAAAAACCATGCTGATGTACCAATGAAGCTGTTTTTAGGTAGATTCCGGGACAAGAAATAAATGGACATGACGGGTCCGGCTGCATTTCCGATCATCGTGGTAAATCCTCCCAGAAAGCCCATCAAATGGGTCATCCACATACTTTCTGTAAGGTCAGTAGCAGATTTCTTTCGAAAGATCATGATCAGCATACTCCCAAGAATCACAATGGATAATAATTGCTGAAATTGACCTTCACTGACCCATTCACCTACAGCCAGGGCAGTAAGTACACCAATGATCGTACTGGGTGCCAGTCGAAGGATGTACTTCATTTCCGCATGTCGATGATAATAGATCACACCGAAGATGTCGCCCATGATCAACATAGGAAGCAAAAATCCGGTTGAAGCTTTAGCTCCCAATACTGATGCCATGATCGGGACAATGAGCATTCCCAATCCACTCAAGCCTGTTTTGGCCATCCCTACGCACATGGCACAGAAAGCCAGCCAAAGCCAATCGCTTTGTGTCAGGTTGTATTCGGCAAGGAAGTCGAGGGTCAAGGTAGTGTCGGTTGGTAAGGGGCTAAACTACTTTAATCCTGTTGAATATCTGGTTCCTGACTGGTATGCAAGACATTCAAAATTTCAATAGTTGTTTCATTCAATTGATAAATAATGCGAGAACTCCACCTAAAAAATCTCCGAATGTTCTGGGTTATTTGGATAGAATTCATCTAACTGAAATCTTTCAGGAAAATTAGCAAGACGCTTTACCTCTCGAATGATCTCAGATTTTACAGCTTTTGCTGCTGTTGGAGAATCTATTTTAATGTAGCCGTGATGATGCTTTAAGAAGTTTTTGGCTTTATCTGACCAGAGAATTTTTCGTTTCTTCACCAATTTTCAGATTCCTTCTCCAAATCCTCCATCATAGTGAA
Coding sequences within:
- the ribH gene encoding 6,7-dimethyl-8-ribityllumazine synthase, translating into MASSEKNLSDFSSTGTTEAGQFRYGIVVSEWNEEITEALYAGAIQTLKGVGVSKDNIVRVNVPGSFELSLGAQKVAQKEDIDAVICIGVVIKGETPHFDFICDAVANGITNVGLKYDKPVIFGVLTTNDKKQALERSGGRHGNKGDEAAITAVKMLAI
- a CDS encoding tetratricopeptide repeat protein, translating into MAKTKKEENSSGVDLLENPDALAGKAEEFFNSKKNQNLLFGVLGLAILIVGGLTFFRFQQGNKNAEAQREMFQAIYYFEQDSLGRGLNGDGNNYGFLDIINRYSGTKAANLASFYAGASYLKLGQWENAIRSLEDFSSDDYLLQARAYSLIGDAYMELDDFDKAIGAYNDAAGYKPNKEFTPVYLQKLAIALEESGDVTAAAAAYDRILNDFAKSRMEQEALKHSARLKGLAVE
- the pdhA gene encoding pyruvate dehydrogenase (acetyl-transferring) E1 component subunit alpha produces the protein MATKAKAATSKKKKVEFSNETYMTWYESMMLMRKFEEKAGQLYGQQKIKGFCHLYIGQEACAAGAVSALEEGDKYITAYRDHAHPLALGTNPGAIMAELFGKATGVSKGKGGSMHMFDKERGFAGGHGIVGGQIPLGAGLGFAEMYLNTGKVSICYMGDGAVRQGAFHEALNMAMTLKIPTIFVIENNGYAMGTSVQRTSNVTELYRLADAYEMPSQPVDGMNVEAIHLAVAEAADRARKGDGPTLLEFRTYRYKGHSMSDPAKYRTKEEVESYKNQDPIEQVKATILKKKIATEEDLKEIDAKIKVQVKEAVDFAEQSPFPDASEAYKDVYVDDNYPYITD
- a CDS encoding DNA replication/repair protein RecF; translated protein: MRISKLRLEQFKNYEHETFEFHDRFNCLAGLNGAGKTNVLDALHYLAFTKSAFLGTDGQNILHDHHYFAIQGWFEGLDDPFDVICYQEQRKKKLIKVNKAEPERISEHIGRIPMVLTTPYDTSILREGSEVRRKFMDGTLSQFDHKFLGQLLNYQRLLKQRNATLKQSDQMTESSLQTLLDVYDAEMIPLSIAIATRRQDLVQQFEPFFAESYQVIGTEHEATKVHYLSQVLEEGFESKYRANRKKDIIMQRTLLGCHRDDVDFLLNDHSVKKIGSQGQQKTFIVALRLAQYDFIHAQRSDKPILMMDDIFDKLDSQRIIRLLDLLHDEERFGQVILTDAHPDQIKNQFSDHSKVNFFEISHGKQVS
- a CDS encoding DUF721 domain-containing protein, which produces MSQDSTQSFKQAFGQYLKKNEKLEQQFNEKKLIHSWNEIMGEPIANRTTNIFIKDGVLVVKLSSAPLKQELNMAKEKVLELFEKKLGSQVVKEVRFI
- a CDS encoding DUF6048 family protein yields the protein MKYISSILLLITCMFSFGQNIPQDTAAVDPTPWKPSFVRIGYDISRPGISLFSPGRFSQEGSIEIDFKDLFLVSEFGYEESSQSTPGYSNSGFYYRVGVDANMIRYDQSKNVITFGLRYASANFQHEFNTTFTDDFGTRDINEKETGVTASWFEVLMGMKVRVWRQLFMGYGFRLKFANSVKEDGAILPFEMPGYGRVFNDGREKRGLVLGFHYAFYWTIKLRDKPVPVRKFKPRKQFNSPPAGNSNNLGNSLRGIRN
- a CDS encoding sulfite exporter TauE/SafE family protein, whose protein sequence is MTLDFLAEYNLTQSDWLWLAFCAMCVGMAKTGLSGLGMLIVPIMASVLGAKASTGFLLPMLIMGDIFGVIYYHRHAEMKYILRLAPSTIIGVLTALAVGEWVSEGQFQQLLSIVILGSMLIMIFRKKSATDLTESMWMTHLMGFLGGFTTMIGNAAGPVMSIYFLSRNLPKNSFIGTSAWFFLLVNVFKVPFHIGVWETISMESFSFNLLLFPAIVLGVFIGFSIVKRIPEKAYRIFILVSIGLAALKLFF
- a CDS encoding type II toxin-antitoxin system RelE/ParE family toxin, with the translated sequence MKKRKILWSDKAKNFLKHHHGYIKIDSPTAAKAVKSEIIREVKRLANFPERFQLDEFYPNNPEHSEIF